One segment of Streptomyces sp. XD-27 DNA contains the following:
- a CDS encoding citrate synthase, whose amino-acid sequence MTDQGTDTPRLSTREAAERLGVKPETVYAYVSRGQLTSRRNPGGRGSTFDAAEVEALARRNRRETRAGDDDGPIGTSITLIENDRHYYRGVDSTKLAERYGYEEVAQWLWTGELRPGVRFTAHTETLAAARRAVAALPAHSGLLDRLRVAAIAAAAADPLRFELERSAVVATAHDLIATLTDVLPVVGEPEPSDAPVARRMWTRLTTRAPEESWLRVLDSALVLLIDHDLAVSTVAARVAASAQAHPYAVVSAGLGALDGPLHGGASGFAHRMLMDAVERGGAAVVASHLRAGRRVPGLGHKLYPGEDPRAQALFTLLEDVPQAAEALRAAREIVATMARHVPLHANVDLALAVLTVAADMPQEAGETVFAVARTAGWIAHALEEYGEQPLRMRPVGQYRGPRPPQPPPLVPLP is encoded by the coding sequence ATGACGGATCAAGGGACGGATACGCCGCGGTTGAGCACTCGGGAGGCGGCGGAGCGGCTCGGGGTGAAACCGGAGACGGTGTACGCGTATGTGAGCCGTGGGCAGCTGACCAGCCGCCGGAACCCCGGCGGGCGCGGCAGCACGTTCGACGCCGCGGAGGTGGAGGCGCTCGCGCGGCGCAACAGGCGCGAGACCCGGGCCGGTGATGACGACGGCCCGATCGGCACCAGCATCACGCTGATCGAGAACGACCGCCACTACTACCGCGGCGTGGACTCCACCAAGCTCGCCGAGCGGTACGGCTACGAGGAGGTCGCCCAGTGGCTGTGGACGGGTGAGCTGCGGCCGGGCGTCCGGTTCACCGCGCACACCGAGACACTGGCGGCGGCGCGCCGCGCGGTGGCCGCCCTGCCCGCGCACAGCGGGCTCCTGGACCGGCTGCGCGTGGCCGCCATCGCCGCCGCGGCGGCCGATCCGCTCCGTTTCGAGCTGGAACGGTCGGCGGTCGTGGCCACCGCGCACGATCTGATCGCCACGCTGACCGACGTGCTGCCCGTGGTCGGCGAACCGGAGCCGTCCGACGCCCCGGTGGCGCGGCGGATGTGGACCCGGCTGACGACGCGGGCACCCGAGGAGTCCTGGCTGCGCGTGCTGGACAGTGCGCTGGTCCTGCTCATCGACCACGACCTGGCCGTCTCCACGGTGGCCGCGCGGGTCGCCGCCTCCGCCCAGGCCCATCCGTACGCCGTGGTCTCGGCGGGCCTGGGGGCACTCGATGGGCCGCTGCACGGCGGCGCGAGCGGCTTCGCGCACCGGATGCTGATGGACGCCGTCGAACGCGGAGGCGCGGCGGTCGTGGCGAGCCACCTGCGCGCCGGGCGCCGCGTACCGGGGCTGGGCCACAAGCTGTACCCGGGCGAGGACCCTCGCGCCCAGGCCCTCTTCACGCTGCTGGAGGACGTCCCGCAGGCCGCCGAGGCGCTGCGGGCGGCCCGGGAGATCGTCGCGACGATGGCCCGGCACGTCCCGCTGCACGCCAACGTGGACCTGGCGCTGGCCGTGCTGACGGTCGCCGCCGACATGCCGCAGGAAGCGGGCGAGACGGTCTTCGCGGTGGCGCGTACGGCGGGCTGGATCGCGCACGCGCTGGAGGAGTACGGCGAGCAGCCGCTGCGGATGCGGCCCGTGGGCCAGTACCGCGGCCCGCGCCCGCCCCAGCCCCCGCCCCTGGTCCCGCTGCCGTAG
- a CDS encoding cation acetate symporter — translation MTGNHQGLALLLFLAFVALTLAITTLVSRKRQGSPEEFYAGGRLFSPMENGFAIAGDYMSAASFLGISGLIALYGYDGVLYSVGFLVAWLVVLLLVAELVRNCGRFTLADVLAARLGERRVRIAAGTSSVTVSVLYLVAQMVGAGSLVALLLGGTSHQARAWTVVGVGALMVVYVSLGGMRATTWIQIVKAVLLMGGTIALTTVLLLRFHGDLAELLTTAADRSGHGRDFLAPGLKYGGDLTARLDFISLGLALVLGTAGLPHILSRFYTVPTARAARRSVVWSIGLIGGFYLMTIVLGFGAAAVLGSHAVRASSPSGNTAVPLLALDLGGGAGSTGGTVLFAVVAAVAFATILAVVAGITLSSSASVAHDLYATLRRGPGRAGRAPRGEVAVARLAAVGVGAVAIALGLLAQDLNVAFLVGLAFAVAASANLPVLLYALFWHRFTARGAVWAVYGGLVPALLLVTLSPVVSGAPDALLPGVDFHLVPLRNPGLVSIPLGFLAGWLGTVTSAERADPARYAETEVRALTGAGAA, via the coding sequence GTGACCGGAAACCACCAGGGCCTGGCGCTCCTGCTCTTCCTGGCCTTCGTCGCGCTGACGTTGGCGATCACCACCTTGGTGAGCCGCAAACGGCAGGGCTCGCCCGAGGAGTTCTACGCGGGCGGGCGGCTGTTCTCCCCGATGGAGAACGGATTCGCCATCGCCGGCGACTACATGTCCGCCGCCTCCTTCCTCGGCATCTCCGGCCTCATCGCGCTCTACGGCTACGACGGGGTGCTGTACTCCGTCGGCTTCCTCGTCGCCTGGCTGGTCGTCCTGCTGCTCGTCGCCGAACTGGTCCGCAACTGCGGCCGGTTCACCCTGGCCGACGTCCTGGCCGCGCGGCTGGGGGAGCGGCGGGTGCGCATCGCCGCCGGGACGTCCTCGGTGACCGTCTCCGTCCTGTACCTCGTCGCGCAGATGGTCGGCGCGGGCAGCCTGGTCGCCCTGCTGCTGGGCGGCACCAGCCATCAGGCCCGCGCCTGGACGGTCGTCGGCGTCGGCGCCCTCATGGTCGTCTACGTCTCGCTGGGCGGGATGCGCGCCACCACCTGGATCCAGATCGTCAAGGCCGTGCTGCTCATGGGCGGCACGATCGCGCTGACCACCGTGCTGCTGCTGCGCTTCCACGGCGACCTGGCCGAGCTGCTGACCACCGCGGCGGACCGCAGCGGCCACGGCCGGGACTTCCTGGCGCCCGGGCTGAAGTACGGCGGGGACCTGACCGCCCGGCTGGACTTCATCAGCCTCGGCCTGGCGCTCGTCCTCGGCACCGCGGGGCTGCCGCACATCCTGTCGCGCTTCTACACCGTGCCCACCGCGCGCGCCGCCCGCCGCTCCGTGGTCTGGTCCATCGGCCTCATCGGCGGCTTCTACCTGATGACGATCGTGCTCGGCTTCGGCGCCGCCGCGGTGCTCGGCAGCCACGCGGTACGGGCCTCCAGCCCCTCGGGGAACACCGCGGTGCCGCTCCTCGCGCTCGACCTCGGCGGCGGCGCGGGCTCGACCGGCGGCACGGTGCTCTTCGCGGTCGTCGCCGCCGTCGCCTTCGCCACCATCCTGGCGGTGGTCGCCGGGATCACCCTTTCGTCCTCGGCATCGGTCGCGCACGACCTGTACGCCACGCTCAGGCGCGGGCCGGGCAGGGCGGGGCGGGCGCCGCGCGGTGAGGTCGCGGTCGCCCGGCTGGCGGCGGTCGGCGTGGGCGCGGTGGCCATCGCGCTGGGGCTGCTCGCCCAGGACCTGAACGTGGCGTTCCTGGTTGGGCTGGCCTTCGCCGTCGCCGCTTCCGCCAACCTGCCGGTGCTGCTGTACGCGCTGTTCTGGCACCGGTTCACCGCGCGCGGCGCGGTGTGGGCGGTGTACGGCGGGCTGGTCCCGGCGCTGCTGCTGGTGACCCTGTCCCCGGTGGTCTCCGGTGCGCCGGACGCGCTCCTCCCCGGCGTGGACTTCCACCTCGTCCCGCTGCGGAACCCGGGTCTGGTCTCCATCCCGCTCGGCTTCCTGGCGGGCTGGCTGGGCACGGTCACCTCGGCGGAGCGCGCCGATCCCGCCCGGTACGCGGAGACGGAGGTACGGGCGCTGACGGGCGCGGGCGCGGCCTGA
- a CDS encoding sucrase ferredoxin has product MSMCASASRDLSEPLAGTAAVAPTWLLIEQSGPWGADALTGSHLDPALGRALERATQGTGVRVALIRRPGRHADCHVPARHRVFVAHTRPGGSWIRTASLTDPVRLMDLDFAALGAGDAAGLRDGWEPYTGAPLVLVCTNGKRDRCCALLGRPLAAELAASGADGTWEITHIGGHRFSPTLVVLPYGYAYGRATAHAVKEVVEAVRDGRVVTDGCRGRSAWERPGQAADLAVRELTGETGADALTVVRTEGSAPLWTVTVAHADGREWHVSVAQVAEEPARPQSCGAALLAPARMDVLGVRAVAVSRR; this is encoded by the coding sequence GTGAGCATGTGCGCGTCCGCCTCCCGCGACCTGTCCGAGCCGCTCGCCGGAACAGCGGCCGTCGCCCCCACCTGGCTGCTGATCGAGCAGTCCGGCCCCTGGGGCGCCGACGCCCTGACCGGCAGCCACCTCGACCCGGCGCTCGGCCGCGCCCTGGAACGGGCCACCCAGGGCACCGGGGTCCGGGTCGCGCTGATCCGCCGTCCCGGGCGGCACGCCGACTGCCACGTCCCGGCCCGGCACCGGGTCTTCGTCGCGCACACCCGGCCCGGCGGCTCCTGGATCCGTACCGCCTCCCTCACCGACCCCGTCCGCCTCATGGACCTGGATTTCGCCGCCCTCGGCGCGGGCGACGCCGCGGGCTTGCGGGACGGCTGGGAGCCCTACACCGGCGCGCCGCTGGTCCTGGTGTGCACCAACGGCAAGCGGGACCGCTGCTGCGCCCTGCTCGGCCGCCCGCTCGCCGCCGAGCTGGCCGCCTCCGGGGCCGACGGCACCTGGGAGATCACGCACATCGGCGGCCACCGCTTCTCCCCCACGCTCGTCGTGCTCCCGTACGGGTACGCGTACGGCCGGGCCACCGCCCACGCCGTCAAGGAGGTCGTCGAGGCCGTGCGGGACGGCCGCGTCGTGACCGACGGCTGCCGGGGCCGCTCCGCGTGGGAGCGGCCCGGCCAGGCCGCCGACCTCGCGGTCCGCGAGCTGACCGGCGAGACGGGGGCCGACGCGCTCACCGTCGTCCGCACCGAGGGGTCCGCACCGCTGTGGACGGTGACCGTGGCGCACGCCGACGGGCGGGAGTGGCACGTCTCGGTCGCCCAGGTCGCCGAGGAGCCCGCCCGCCCGCAGAGCTGCGGCGCGGCGCTGCTGGCTCCGGCCCGGATGGACGTGCTCGGCGTCCGCGCGGTGGCCGTCAGCCGGCGCTGA
- a CDS encoding citrate synthase, protein MPTRESNAPIAVPRGLAGVVVTDTRVGDVRGREGFYHYRQYSAIELARTRTFEDVWHLMFHGELPDAERRAAFAAETAALRRLPADVEAVLPALARAGARSGPLAGLRTALSMMGASAGLRPLYDIDPETRRAEALAACAAVPTLLTALYRLGQGLPPVPPREDLPYAANYLHMLTGAEPEPKRVRAIERYLISTIDHGFNASTFTARVIASTGADLAACLVGAVGALSGPLHGGAPSRALDTLDAIGTADRIDSWVRGQVLAGERIMGFGHAVYRTEDPRSRMLRETAEEFGGPLVTLATQVEKRVEAILAELKPGRELHTNVEFYAGVVMELCGLPREMFTPTFCAARVVGWSANILEQAEDPKIIRPAARYVGPPPPQPVPAP, encoded by the coding sequence ATGCCGACCAGGGAGAGCAACGCCCCGATCGCCGTACCCCGCGGGCTCGCGGGCGTCGTCGTCACCGACACCCGGGTCGGGGACGTGCGCGGGCGCGAGGGCTTCTACCACTACCGCCAGTACTCGGCCATCGAACTGGCCCGGACCCGCACCTTCGAAGACGTCTGGCATCTGATGTTCCACGGGGAGCTGCCGGACGCCGAGCGGCGCGCGGCCTTCGCCGCCGAGACCGCGGCCCTGCGGCGGCTGCCCGCCGACGTGGAGGCCGTACTGCCCGCGCTGGCCCGGGCCGGCGCCCGCTCGGGGCCGCTCGCGGGACTGCGGACCGCCCTGTCGATGATGGGCGCCTCCGCCGGTCTGCGCCCGCTGTACGACATCGACCCGGAGACCCGCCGAGCCGAGGCGCTGGCGGCCTGCGCCGCCGTCCCCACCCTGCTCACCGCGCTGTACCGGCTGGGGCAGGGGCTGCCGCCGGTGCCGCCCCGCGAGGACCTGCCGTACGCGGCGAACTACCTCCACATGCTCACCGGCGCCGAGCCGGAGCCGAAGCGGGTGCGCGCGATCGAGCGGTATCTGATCTCCACGATCGACCACGGGTTCAACGCCTCGACGTTCACCGCGCGCGTGATCGCCTCCACCGGCGCCGACCTGGCCGCCTGCCTGGTCGGCGCGGTCGGGGCCCTCTCGGGCCCGCTGCACGGCGGCGCCCCCAGCCGCGCCCTGGACACCCTCGACGCCATCGGCACCGCCGACCGCATCGATTCCTGGGTGCGCGGGCAGGTCCTGGCGGGGGAGCGCATCATGGGCTTCGGACACGCGGTCTACCGCACCGAGGACCCGCGCTCGCGCATGCTGCGCGAGACGGCCGAGGAGTTCGGCGGCCCGCTGGTCACGCTCGCCACCCAGGTCGAGAAGCGGGTGGAGGCGATCCTCGCCGAGCTCAAGCCCGGCCGCGAACTGCACACCAACGTGGAGTTCTACGCGGGCGTCGTCATGGAGCTGTGCGGGCTGCCGCGCGAGATGTTCACCCCCACCTTCTGCGCCGCCCGCGTCGTCGGCTGGAGCGCCAACATCCTGGAACAGGCCGAGGACCCCAAGATCATCCGCCCGGCGGCGCGGTACGTCGGGCCGCCCCCGCCGCAGCCCGTGCCCGCGCCCTGA
- a CDS encoding DNA topoisomerase (ATP-hydrolyzing) subunit A, giving the protein MARRSTKTPSTGGGTSRTQPGGDFEERILDIDVVDEMQGSFLEYAYSVIYSRALPDARDGLKPVQRRILFQMNEMGLRPERSYVKCARVVGEVMGKLHPHGDASIYDALVRMAQPFSMRVPLVDGHGNFGSLGNDDPPAAMRYTECRMASATSLMTESIDEDTVDFAPNYDGSEQEPVALPAAYPNLLVNGSSGIAVGMATNMPPHNLGEVIAAARHLIRHPGADLETLMRFVPGPDLPTGGRIVGLGGVRDAYESGRGTFKIRATVSVENVTARRKGLVVTELPYSVGPEKVISKIKDLVGAKKLQGIADVKDLTDREHGLRLVIEVKNGFNPEAVLEQLYKLTPMEESFGINNVALVDGQPLTLGLKELLEVYLDHRFDVVRRRSEFRRAKRQDRLHLVEGLLVALLDIDEVIRIIRSSENAAEAKQSLIARFSLSEVQTQYILDTPLRRLTKFDRIELEAERDKLNEEIEKLTRILESDAELRKLVSAELAAVAKKFSTERRTVLLESAGAPVSAVPLEVADDPCRVLLSSTGLLARTAGAEPHPGDGGGKRHKHDVIVSAVPATARADVGAVTSTGRLLRLSVIDLPMLPETAAAPSLAGGAPVSEFLSLADGERLVCLTTLDESSPGLAIGTEQGVVKRVVPDYPSNKEELEVIGLKEGDRIVGAVELRTGEEDLVFITDDAQLLRYPASQVRPQGRPAGGMAGVKLASGAKVIAFTAVDPAADAVVFTVAGARGTLDDSVQQSAKLTPFDQFPRKGRATGGVRCQRFLKGEDCLVLAWAGASPARAATAAGAPAPLPEPDPRRDGSGLALAKPVAAIAGTV; this is encoded by the coding sequence ATGGCCCGCCGCAGCACGAAGACCCCGTCCACCGGTGGGGGCACCTCCCGGACGCAGCCTGGGGGAGACTTCGAGGAGCGCATCCTCGACATCGACGTCGTCGACGAGATGCAGGGCTCCTTCCTGGAGTACGCCTACTCCGTCATCTACTCGCGGGCGCTGCCCGACGCCCGCGACGGCCTCAAGCCCGTGCAGCGCCGCATCCTGTTCCAGATGAACGAGATGGGGCTGCGCCCGGAGCGTTCGTACGTGAAGTGCGCGCGCGTCGTCGGCGAGGTGATGGGAAAGCTCCACCCGCACGGTGACGCCTCCATCTACGACGCGCTGGTGCGCATGGCGCAGCCGTTCTCCATGCGGGTGCCGCTGGTGGACGGGCACGGCAACTTCGGCTCGCTCGGCAACGACGACCCGCCCGCCGCGATGCGGTACACCGAGTGCCGGATGGCGTCGGCGACGTCGCTGATGACCGAGTCGATCGACGAGGACACCGTCGACTTCGCCCCCAACTACGACGGCAGCGAGCAGGAGCCGGTCGCGCTCCCCGCCGCCTATCCGAACCTGCTGGTCAACGGCTCGTCCGGGATCGCGGTCGGCATGGCGACGAACATGCCGCCGCACAACCTGGGCGAGGTGATCGCGGCCGCCCGCCATCTCATCAGGCACCCGGGCGCGGACCTGGAGACCCTGATGCGGTTCGTGCCGGGTCCCGACCTGCCCACCGGCGGCCGGATCGTCGGGCTCGGCGGGGTCCGGGACGCGTACGAGTCGGGCCGCGGCACGTTCAAGATCCGTGCCACGGTGTCCGTGGAGAACGTCACGGCGCGCCGCAAGGGCCTGGTCGTCACCGAGCTGCCGTACAGCGTCGGCCCGGAGAAGGTGATCTCCAAGATCAAGGACCTGGTGGGCGCGAAGAAGCTCCAGGGCATCGCCGACGTCAAGGACCTCACCGACCGGGAGCACGGGCTGCGCCTGGTCATCGAGGTGAAGAACGGCTTCAACCCCGAGGCCGTGCTGGAGCAGCTGTACAAGCTGACGCCGATGGAGGAGTCCTTCGGCATCAACAACGTGGCGCTGGTGGACGGCCAGCCGCTCACTCTGGGGCTCAAGGAGCTGCTGGAGGTCTATCTCGACCACCGCTTCGACGTGGTGCGGCGGCGCAGCGAGTTCCGGCGCGCCAAGCGCCAGGACCGGCTCCACCTGGTCGAGGGCCTCCTCGTCGCGCTGCTCGACATCGACGAGGTCATCAGGATCATTCGATCGAGTGAGAACGCGGCGGAGGCCAAGCAGTCCCTGATCGCGCGCTTCTCCCTCTCGGAGGTCCAGACCCAGTACATCCTGGACACGCCGCTGCGCCGGCTGACCAAGTTCGACCGCATCGAGCTGGAGGCGGAGCGCGACAAGCTCAACGAGGAGATCGAGAAGCTCACCCGGATCCTGGAGTCGGACGCGGAGCTGCGCAAGCTGGTCTCCGCCGAACTGGCCGCGGTGGCCAAGAAGTTCAGCACGGAGCGGCGGACGGTGCTGCTGGAGTCGGCGGGCGCGCCGGTCTCCGCGGTGCCGCTGGAGGTGGCGGACGACCCGTGCCGGGTGCTGCTCTCCTCCACCGGGCTGCTGGCGCGTACGGCGGGTGCCGAGCCGCATCCCGGGGACGGCGGCGGCAAGCGCCACAAGCACGACGTGATCGTCTCCGCGGTCCCGGCGACGGCGCGCGCCGATGTCGGCGCGGTGACCTCCACCGGGCGGCTGCTGCGGCTGTCGGTGATCGACCTGCCGATGCTCCCGGAGACGGCGGCCGCCCCGAGCCTGGCCGGCGGCGCGCCGGTCTCGGAGTTCCTGTCGCTGGCGGACGGCGAGCGGCTGGTGTGCCTGACGACGCTGGACGAGTCCTCGCCGGGGCTGGCGATCGGCACGGAGCAGGGCGTGGTCAAGCGCGTGGTCCCCGACTATCCCTCGAACAAGGAGGAGTTGGAGGTCATCGGGCTCAAGGAAGGGGACCGGATCGTCGGCGCGGTGGAGCTGCGCACGGGCGAGGAGGATCTCGTCTTCATCACCGACGACGCGCAGTTGCTGCGGTATCCGGCGAGCCAGGTGCGGCCGCAGGGCCGTCCGGCGGGCGGCATGGCGGGCGTCAAGCTCGCCTCCGGCGCGAAGGTGATCGCCTTTACGGCGGTGGATCCCGCGGCCGACGCGGTGGTGTTCACGGTGGCGGGCGCGCGGGGCACGCTGGACGACTCGGTGCAGCAGTCGGCGAAGCTCACGCCGTTCGACCAGTTCCCGCGCAAGGGCCGGGCCACGGGCGGCGTGCGCTGCCAGCGGTTCCTCAAGGGCGAGGACTGCCTGGTGCTGGCCTGGGCGGGGGCCTCCCCGGCCCGCGCGGCGACGGCGGCCGGAGCCCCGGCGCCGCTGCCGGAGCCGGACCCGCGGCGCGACGGCTCGGGATTGGCGCTGGCCAAGCCGGTGGCGGCGATCGCCGGGACGGTGTAG
- a CDS encoding sensor histidine kinase, with product MSAARPRDLRAATRWRIGWPRPRRVFSQVLLMQLAVVGGVAVLATGLFLAPLSAQLDDQAMRRALAIAQTTAAERGLADALRTASGPDPAGPVQTEAERIRRTTGAEYVVVMDRRGVRWSHPSAAEIGKHVSTDPSQVLAGREVMQIDTGTLGRSARGKAPLRDADGTVVGAVSVGIAYENVRDRLIGAVPGLLAYAGGALAVGAVAAYLVARGLRRRTHDLAFSDISALLAEREAMLHGIREGVVALDAHSRIRLVNDEAQRLLDLRAEDTGRPLDEVLPPGRTADVLAGRVTGADLLTVSGGRVLVANRMPTEDGGAVATLRDRTELEQLGRELDGTRGLIDALRAQDHEHANRLHTLLGLLELGLHEEAVEFVTEAVGVHRATAEQVTERIHDPLLAALLVGKATVAAERGVSLRISTDTLLPDRVVDPPGLVTVVGNLVDNALDAASGSPDPWVEVGLTARGRTVVLTVADTGPGVPADRRDLVFTEGWSTKEPPAHRKRGIGLALVRRLAERQGGSARVDGRDGGPGARFTVVLPEALTEDTAVPLTPAGERR from the coding sequence ATGAGCGCTGCGAGACCCCGGGACCTGCGGGCCGCCACCCGATGGCGTATCGGCTGGCCCCGCCCGCGACGCGTGTTCTCGCAGGTCCTGCTGATGCAGCTGGCCGTCGTCGGCGGCGTCGCCGTGCTCGCGACCGGACTCTTCCTCGCCCCGCTGAGCGCTCAGCTCGACGACCAGGCCATGCGGCGGGCGCTGGCCATCGCGCAGACGACAGCCGCCGAACGCGGGCTCGCCGACGCCCTGCGGACAGCCTCGGGGCCCGACCCCGCGGGCCCGGTGCAGACCGAGGCGGAACGGATCCGCCGTACCACCGGCGCCGAGTACGTCGTGGTCATGGACCGGCGGGGCGTGCGCTGGTCCCACCCCTCCGCCGCCGAGATCGGCAAGCACGTCTCGACCGACCCCAGCCAGGTCCTGGCCGGCCGCGAGGTGATGCAGATCGACACCGGCACGCTCGGCAGGTCCGCGCGCGGCAAGGCCCCGCTGCGGGACGCCGACGGCACGGTCGTCGGCGCGGTCTCGGTCGGCATCGCGTACGAGAACGTCCGCGACCGGCTCATCGGCGCCGTACCCGGGCTGCTCGCCTACGCGGGCGGCGCGCTCGCCGTCGGCGCCGTCGCCGCGTACCTGGTCGCGCGCGGGCTCCGCCGCCGCACCCACGACCTGGCCTTCTCCGACATCTCCGCGCTGCTCGCCGAACGCGAGGCGATGCTGCACGGCATCCGCGAGGGCGTCGTCGCCCTCGACGCGCACAGCCGCATCCGGCTCGTCAACGACGAAGCGCAGCGGCTGCTGGACCTGCGGGCGGAGGACACCGGGCGGCCGCTGGACGAGGTGCTGCCGCCGGGCCGTACCGCCGATGTGCTCGCCGGCCGGGTCACCGGCGCCGACCTGCTCACGGTCAGCGGCGGCCGGGTGCTGGTCGCCAACCGCATGCCGACCGAGGACGGTGGGGCCGTGGCCACCCTGCGCGACCGCACCGAACTGGAGCAGCTCGGCCGCGAGCTGGACGGCACCCGCGGCCTGATCGACGCGCTGCGCGCCCAGGACCACGAGCACGCCAACCGGCTGCACACCCTGCTCGGCCTGCTCGAACTCGGGTTGCACGAGGAGGCCGTGGAGTTCGTGACCGAGGCCGTCGGGGTGCACCGCGCCACCGCCGAGCAGGTCACCGAGCGCATCCACGACCCGCTGCTCGCCGCGCTCCTCGTCGGCAAGGCCACGGTCGCGGCAGAGCGCGGGGTGTCCTTGCGGATCAGTACGGACACCCTGCTGCCGGACCGGGTGGTGGACCCACCGGGGCTGGTGACGGTCGTCGGCAACCTGGTGGACAACGCGCTGGACGCGGCCTCCGGCTCCCCCGACCCGTGGGTCGAGGTGGGGCTGACGGCCCGGGGCCGTACGGTCGTGCTGACGGTCGCCGACACCGGTCCCGGCGTCCCGGCCGACCGGCGCGACCTGGTCTTCACCGAGGGCTGGTCCACCAAGGAGCCGCCCGCGCACCGCAAGCGCGGCATCGGGCTGGCCCTGGTGCGCCGCCTCGCCGAGCGGCAGGGCGGCAGCGCCCGGGTGGACGGCCGCGACGGCGGGCCCGGCGCCCGGTTCACCGTCGTCCTGCCCGAGGCCCTGACCGAGGACACCGCCGTTCCGCTGACCCCGGCGGGAGAACGCCGATGA
- a CDS encoding DUF485 domain-containing protein: MDNDDGQDEFHAGTVRLGDPWYDTLASGRGEAGEPDEPPAAGADVYQRVHAGADFQEVRRRYRRFALPAAIAFLAWYLGYVIAATGAPDLMARPVTGPFNIGMLAGVAQFATTFLLTWAYARHARLRRDRLALELRWVTQEMTARETSARERRR, translated from the coding sequence GTGGACAACGACGACGGGCAGGACGAGTTCCACGCCGGAACGGTTCGGCTGGGCGACCCCTGGTACGACACGCTGGCCTCCGGCCGCGGCGAGGCCGGGGAACCCGACGAGCCGCCCGCCGCGGGTGCCGACGTCTACCAGCGGGTGCACGCCGGCGCCGACTTCCAGGAGGTACGCCGCCGGTACCGCCGCTTCGCGCTGCCCGCCGCGATCGCCTTCCTCGCGTGGTACCTGGGGTACGTCATCGCCGCGACCGGCGCACCGGACCTGATGGCGCGCCCGGTCACCGGCCCGTTCAACATCGGGATGCTCGCGGGCGTCGCCCAGTTCGCCACCACGTTCCTGCTGACGTGGGCGTACGCCCGGCACGCGCGGCTGCGCCGGGACCGTCTCGCGCTGGAACTGCGTTGGGTGACGCAGGAGATGACGGCACGGGAGACGAGCGCACGGGAGCGGCGCCGGTGA
- a CDS encoding response regulator yields MIAVLVVDDDVRVARVNAAYVEKVPGFRVAGQAHSAAEALAFLERTAVDLVLLDHYLPDETGLALVRRLRQLGHHTDIIMVTAARDIATVREAMRHGALQYLVKPFTFAGLRSKLDAYAALRRTLDGGGEAEQDQVDRIFGALGGSSAGPVELPKGHSALTADRVRTALRAAEGPLSAQEVAERCRLSRQTAQRYLKLLERTGRVRLSLRYGETGRPEHRYEWV; encoded by the coding sequence ATGATCGCCGTCCTGGTCGTCGACGACGACGTACGGGTGGCGCGTGTCAACGCCGCGTACGTCGAGAAGGTCCCCGGCTTCCGCGTCGCGGGCCAGGCGCACAGCGCCGCCGAGGCGCTGGCCTTCCTGGAGCGCACCGCGGTGGACCTGGTGCTGCTCGACCACTACCTGCCGGACGAGACGGGCCTGGCCCTGGTGCGGCGGCTGCGCCAGCTCGGCCACCACACCGACATCATCATGGTGACCGCGGCCCGCGACATCGCCACCGTGCGGGAGGCCATGCGGCACGGGGCGCTCCAGTACCTGGTCAAGCCGTTCACCTTCGCCGGGCTCCGTTCCAAACTCGACGCGTACGCCGCGCTGCGCCGCACCCTGGACGGCGGCGGCGAGGCCGAACAGGACCAGGTGGATCGCATCTTCGGCGCGCTCGGCGGCAGCTCGGCGGGCCCGGTCGAGCTGCCCAAGGGCCACTCCGCGCTGACCGCGGACCGGGTGCGCACCGCCCTGCGCGCCGCCGAAGGCCCGCTGTCCGCGCAGGAGGTGGCCGAGCGCTGCCGACTCAGCCGGCAGACCGCGCAGCGTTATCTCAAACTGCTGGAGCGGACGGGACGGGTCCGGCTCAGCCTCAGGTACGGCGAGACGGGGCGGCCCGAGCACCGGTACGAGTGGGTGTGA